The Bacillota bacterium sequence TCTTGGGACGGCAGCGATCCCGTGGAGGATTACTGCCGGCAGGCGGTAGGGGCGGGACTGCATGGGATCATCTTCACCGACCACGTGGAGCTGGACCCGGAAGGAAAAGGCTACCGCCGGTACGACTATGATCAGGCCCGGGCGCGTGTGGAAGAGGCCAGAGTGAAACATCCCGAGCTGAGGCTGGGCCTGGGTGTGGAGGTGACATACCTGCCCTCCCTGGAGGGGGAAATCCGCAGCTTCTTGCGGGGGCGGGAATTCGATATGGTGATCGGGTCGTTGCATCAGGTGCAGGGGGTCGACTGTTCCGATCCGAGGCAGGCGGCCAGGGTCTGGAGCGGTGAGCTGGACCCCCGAGCCCTCCTGGATGCGTATTTCACCGGGCTGCGCGCTGCGGTGGAAAGCGGCCTCTTCGACGTGCTGGGGCACCCGGACGTTTTCCTGCGCCTGGGAGTCGAGCACTGGCGGCATGTGGCAGAGGAGATCTCGCACCGGATGGGGGAAGTCCTCAGCCTGGTGGTGCAGGCACCCCTGGCCATAGAAGTGAACACTTCCGGTCTCAGGCACGGGGTCGGACATCCGCATCCCGGACCGGATACCGTGGCTGCCTACCGCAGTCGGGGAGGCACCCTCATCACCATGGGATCCGACGCCCACCGGGTGTCTCAACTGGCATGGGGTTTCCCCGAGGTGGCGGGCCAGTTGTGGAACCTGGGGTTTCGCCAGGTGTACTTCTATGAGGGCAGGCGACCGGTGGCCCTGCCTCTTCCCCGTCCGCGGGAGCAGCCGGGGGCTCCTCCTGGCGGAGATTCGCCCTGAGGAGCCGTTCGGGGAGCCGGCGTTGAGCGGGTGGCCGTCGGGCCGGGCGGGGGCTGGCCTGGGGCGGGGGATGATGAGTGCTGGGCAGGACTTGGGGGTGTACGCTCACCGGCCTGGATGCAGTGCCGGTGCGGGTGGAGTGCGACGTGGGGCCGGGCCTGCCCGGCGTGCAGGTGGTGGGTCTGGCCGGGACCTCGGTGAAAGAAGCTACGGCGCGGGTGCGTTCGGCGGTGCGCAACTCCGGGCTGGATTTCCCCTTGCGCCGGATAACCGTGAATCTGGCTCCCGCCGACGTGCACAAGGCCTCGCCCGGGCTGGACCTGCCCGTGGCGACTGCCATCCTGGCCGCCTCCGGGCAACTGGGCAAGCGCGACCTGGATTCCTGGTTCCTGGCGGGGGAACTGGGACTGGACGGTCAGGTGCGGGCCGTGGCCGGTATCCTCCCCATGGCTATCCTGGCCGCCCGCCAGGGCAAGGGACTGGTGGTGCCGGCGGCGGGAGCCCGGCAGGCGGCGGCGGTGGAGGGCCTGCAGGTGCGCACCCTGAACCGCTTGTCCGACCTGGTGGCCTGGTCGCGGGGAGAAAGGGAGCTTCCCGCTCCTACCCTGCGTCCCCCAGAACCGGTGACCGTAGATGGTCCCGACCTGGCCGACGTGCGCGGGCACGAACTGCCCAAGCGGGCGTTGCTGTGCGCCGCCGCCGGTGGGCACCATCTGGTCCTGGTGGGACCGCCGGGCGCGGGCAAGACCATGCTGGCCTCCTGTTTGCCGCGTTTGTTGCCATTCCTCTCGGGAGAAGAGTCCCTGGAAGTGAGCCGGATCTGGAGCGTGGCTGGCCTCCTCGCGGGAGACGACGGGCTCGTGCGGCAGCGACCCTGGCGGGCCCCCCATCCCCATCTGGGGCGGGCAGCCATGGTGGGCGGAGGTAACCATCCGGTGAGGCCGGGCGAGGTGAGCCTGGCTCACCTGGGGGTACTGTTCCTGGACGAGATGAACCGCTTTGCAGGGCCGGTGCTGGAATCCCTGCGTGGCCCCCTGGAGGAGGGCCGGGTGACCCTGGGGCGACTGGGGGAGGGGGTAACCTACCCGGCCCGCTTCATGCTGGTGGCGGCCATGAACCCGTGCCACTGCGGGCGGTTGGGCGATCCCGATCACCCGTGCACCTGCACGGGCCACCAGGTTCGTCAGTACTGGGACCGGTTGTCCGGCCCCCTCCTCGACCGCATCGACATCCAGGTCGAGGTGCGCCGCATGCCCTGGGAGGAGTGGATGGACGCGCCGGGCGGGCCCCCGTCGGACCAGGCCCGCGCCCTGGTCGTCCAAGCCCGGGAACGGCAGGTCCACCGCTTGCGGCGGGTGGGGAAAAAACTCAATGCGGAGATGGGCTCTCGCGAGGTGAATGCCTTTTGCCGGCTTTCCCCGGAGGCGGAAAGGTTGCTGGGGGAGGGATTTGCCCGGCTGGGGCTCAGCGGCCGCGGTTACTACCGCCTCCTCAAGGTGGCGCGTACTCTGGCCGACCTGGACGGTCAGGCCCGGGTGGGGGTGGAGCACGTGGGACAGGCCCTTCAGTTCCGGTGCGTGCATTTTCTGCGTCCCGGCTCCCGGGTAGGGGAAGCGGGAGGGGACAGCGAAATTGAACGGCGGTAACCTGCACCACACGAAAGGATGGGGACTACAATCATGAACCGGTACAGCGCAGAAGGCTTGCGGCAGGTAGATCCGGAAGTCGCACAGGCTCTGGCCCACGAGTTGCACCGACAGCAGGAGGGCCTGGAACTGATCGCGTCGGAAAACTACGCTCCGCCCGAGGTCATGTGGGCACAAGGATCGGTGCTCACTAACAAATATGCGGAAGGCCTGCCCGGGGCGCGCTACTACGGCGGCTGCGAATACGTGGACGTGGTGGAGAGCCTCGCCCGCGAGCGGGCTAAGAGGCTGTTCGAGGCCGAGCACGCCAACGTGCAGCCCCACGCCGGGGCGCAGGCCAACAGTGCGGTTTACTTCGCCGTGCTCCGGCCCGGTGACGTGGTCATGGGCATGGACCTTGCCCACGGGGGCCACCTCACCCACGGGCACCCCCTGAACATATCGGGGAAGTACTACCGGTTCGTCCCTTACGGCGTGCGCCGGGATACCGAAACTATCGACTACGATCAGGTGGCGCAACTGGCCCGGGAACACCGGCCCCGCCTGATCGTGGCGGGAGCGAGTGCCTATCCCCGCTTCATCGATTTTGCCCGTATCGCCCAGATAGGGGAGGACGTGGGCGCCATGGTGATGGTGGACATGGCCCACATCGCCGGTCTGGTTGCCGCCGGGGTGCATCCCAGTCCCGTCCCCCACGCCGACTTCGTGACCACCACCACCCACAAGACCCTGCGGGGTCCCCGCGGTGGCCTCATTCTGTGCCGTGCCCGGTACGCCGAGGAAATCGACCGGGCGGTGTTCCCCGGCATCCAGGGAGGCCCGCTCATGCACGTCATTGCTGCCAAAGCGGTGGCCCTCAAGATGGCGATGGGGGAGGAGTTCCGGCGTTACCAGGAGCAGGTGGTCAAGAACGCCCGCGTGCTGGCCGAGGAACTCATGCGCGAGGGGTTCCGGCTGGTGTCGGGCGGCACCGACAATCACCTCATGCTGGTGGATGTGAGCGTGCGCGGCCTCACCGGCAAGAAGGCAGAGCAGATGCTGGGTGAGGCGGGCATCACCGTTAACAAGAACACCATCCCCTTCGACACCAGGGGGGCCAAGGTGGCCAGCGGTATCCGGGTGGGTACGCCGGCGGTGACCACCCGGGGCATGAAGGAAGGGGAAATGCGCCTGATCGCGCGCCTGATGGGGGACGTGCTGTTGCGGGGAGTTCCTGCCCAGCGGGTGCTAGCTGAGGTGAAGGAACTGTGTGCGGCCTTCCCCCTCTACCCCGGCTTCCCCGTGTGACCGCCGGGTCGAACAGGCGTTGACGCTGCTGGCCCATCCATGGTATGATCTGGCACGCAGTTTCGGTAGTTTCGGTGGAAATGGGGGAATGCGGTGGGAGAGGACGCCCGACGCCTGATCCCCGGAGTGGGAGTATTGCTCGGGGATCCTGCCGTGAAGGAACTGGCCCGGGGGTACCCGCAGGCCCTGGTTTCCTGGGTGCTGGGGGAACTGGCAGCCAGATTGCGCCACGAACTTGAGCGGGGGCGTACCGTTTCCGACCCCACGGGGTGGATCAGGGAGCGTTTGCCTGCTGCTTTGCGGGCCGCTCGCTTCCCGCTTCGCCGCGTTTACAACGCCACCGGGGTGGTGCTGCACACCAACCTGGGGCGGGCGCCCCTTGCTCGCCGTGCGGTGGAGGCGGTAGCGGCCCTGGCAGGGAAGTATTCCAACCTGGAATTCGACCTGGAAGCGGGACAGCGGGGGTCACGCTACGTGCATGCGGTGGGGTTGCTACGCCTCCTCACCGGGGCAGAGGACGCCCTGGTGGTCAACAACAATGCGGCGGCCGTGCTCCTGTGCCTGGCCGCCCTGGCGCGCGACCGCCAGGTGGTGGTATCCCGCGGTGAACTGGTGGAGATCGGGGGCGGCTTCCGCATCCCCGAGGTGATGGCCGAAAGCGGCGCCCACCTGGTGGAGGTGGGGACCACCAACCGCACCCGCCTGGAGGATTACGAGCGGGCGATTGGACCGGAAACCGCCCTTTTGCTCAAGGTACACCGCAGCAACTTCCGCATGGAGGGTTTCACCGCCGAGGTTACCTGGCCGGAACTGGTGCAACTGGGCCGATCCCGTGGCATCCCCGTCATGTTCGACCTGGGGTCGGGTTGCCTCTTCGACCTGGCTGCGGCCGGCGTGGGTGACGAGCCTTTGGTATCGCGGGTGGTGGCTCAGGGAGGAGACCTGATCACCTTCAGCGGAGATAAGTTGCTGGGAGGCCCCCAGGCCGGCATCATCGTGGGTCGGGCCGAAATCGTCTCCCGCCTGCGTCGCCACCCCTTGCTCCGGGCGCTGCGGGTGGACAAGATGACGCTGGCCGCCCTCTCTGCCACGCTTGCCCTCTACCTGGAAGCCGATCCCCCCGCACACATCCCCGTGCTCGCCAGCCTTGTGGTGAGCGCTCCCGAGTTGCGGGCGCGGGCCGAGCGGTTGCGCCGGCTCCTCAGCCGTCGGCTCACTCCGGGCACCGGGGTCAACATCGGTGTTGTGCCCGCACGCTCGACACCCGGAGGGGGATCGCTGCCCGGCGTCGAATTGCCCAGTTATGCCGTCGCTATCCGCGCCCCGGGGGGTGCCGAGCATCTGGCAGCGCGGCTGCGAGGGGCACCCGTTCCCGTGCTGGCCCGCGTGCAGGGAGAGCAGGTGCTGCTGGATGTGCGGACCCTTCTTGACGGCGAACTGCCCGAGGTGGCGGACCAGGTAGCGGCGGTGCTGAATGCGGAGGTGGCGGAGGATGGAGTACTTCCTGACTGAGGAGCAGGCGATGATCAAAGATCTCGCCCGGCGGGTGGCCCGGGAGCGGATCTTACCGGTGGCGGCGGAGCTGGACGAAAAAGAAGAATTCCCCCGCGAGATCCTGGAATGGCTGGGGGAAACCGACCTGCTGGGGGTGGGTATCCCGGAGGAATACGGTGGCTTGGGAGGGGGGGTGCTGGAGACCTGCCTGGCCGTGGAGGAGATATCCTGGGCCTGCCCGGGGGTGGCCACCTCTTACGCGGCCAACTGGCTGGGTATCATGCCCATCCTGCTGGCCGGTACCGAGGAGCAGAAGCAGAAGTTCGTACGCCCGGTGGCGGAGGGCAAGAAGATGGCTGCCTTCTGCCTGACGGAGGCCGAGGCCGGCTCCGACGCGGGTGCCATACGCACCACGGCCCGCCGCGAGGGTGACACATACGTGCTGGAAGGCACCAAGCAGTGGATCACCAACGGGGGTGAGGCGGACATCTATACCGTGATCGCCCTCACGGCTCCCGAGAAAGGGGCGCGGGGGGCCAGTTGTTTCGTGGTGGAGAAGGGAACGCCCGGGCTGGGATTCGGGCGGAAGGAAAAGAAGATGGGCATCCGGGCATCGGCCACCCGGGAGGTGGTATTCACCGGGTGCCGCATTCCGGCGAGCCAACTGGTAGGTCGGGAAGGGCAGGGGTTCCCTATCGCCATGCGCACTCTGGACCGGGCCCGGCCCGGGGTGGGGGCGCAGGCGGTGGGCCTGGCCCAGGGGGCCCTCGATCGGGCCATCGCCTACGCCCGCCAGCGGGTGCAGTTCGGCAAGCCCATCATCACCTTCCAGGCGATCGGGCATATGCTGGCGGACATGGCCACGCAGGTGGAAGCCGCGCGTGCCCTGGTGTACGCAACCGCCCGCACCATCGATGCGGGGGCCCGGGATTTCGCCAAGGAATCGGCCATGGCCAAGTTGTTTGCTTCCGACGTGGCCATGCGGGTGGCGATCGACGCGGTGCAGATCTTCGGCGGTTACGGTTACATGCGGGACTATCCGGTGGAAAAGCTCATGCGGGATGCCAAGATCACCCAGATCTACGAGGGGACCAATCAGATCCAGCGCAATGTGATCGCCCAGGAACTGTTGCGGGAAAGTGCACGCAAAGGTGGTTGATGCCATGAAGATCATCGTTCTCATCAAGCAGGTTCCCGAGAGCACGGAGGTGCGCATCAACCCGGAGACCAACACGCTGATCAGGGAAGGGGTCAAGGGCATCATCAACCCGTTCGACACCTACGCCCTTGAGGAAGGGGTGCTGATCAGGGAGCGCCTGGGGGGGCAGGTGGTGGTGGTGAGCATGGGTCCGCCGCAGGCGCGGGAGGCTCTGCAGGATGCCATTGCGGTGGGGGCGGATGAGGCCGTCCTCCTTTCCGACCGTGCTTTTGCGGGGGCGGACACCCTGGCCACCTCGCGGGCGCTGGCGGGGGCCATCCGCAAGCTGGAGCCTTACGACCTCATCATCTGCGGCAAGCAGGCCATCGACGGGGATACCGCCCAGGTGGGTCCGGAGGTGGCGGAGCTGCTGGGCATACCGCACGTGACTTACGTGCGCAAGATCAGGGAACTGGAACCCGGTCGGGCTGTGGTGGAGCGCATGGTGGAGGGAGCTGTGGAGACGGTGGAGATGTCGTTGCCGGGCCTGATCACGGTGGTGAAGGACATCAACCAGCCCCGCATTCCTTCCCTGAAGGGGATCATGAAGGCGCGGCGGGCCACCATCCCGGTGTGGACTCCTGCCGACGTGGGCCTTTCGGAGGAGGAGGTGGGGCTGCGCGGTTCTCCCACGATGGTGGAGAAGATATTCGTGCCCCAGGTGGAGCGGCGGGGTGAGTTGCTGGAGGGTTCCCCTGAAGAAGTGGCAGAGGTGCTGCTTTCGCGGCTGCAATCGGCGGGTGTACTTTAGGGGGTGCTGTTGTTGGGTCCAGAGGGATTTGTCAATCTGATTGAGGTACTGGCCGACCGGTGCACCGGCTGCGAATCGTGCCTGGGCGTGTGTCCCACCGGTGCCATCAGCATGCGGGAAGGGACTGCTTACATTGGTGAAGGGTGCAACCTGTGTCGGGCCTGTCTCTCCGTGTGTCCGGTTGAGGCCATCGTCGTGCACGAGCCCGAGCGGGGCGAGGCTGCGGAGGGTCAGGGGGTGTGGGTGTTTGTGGAGCATCGTCGGGGCCGGGTGGCCCCGGTGGTGTACGAGTTGCTGGGGCAGGCGCGCCAGCTGGCTGGGCGGTTGGGTGCGGCGGTGAGTGCTGTGCTGGTGGGGGAGGGGGTTGCTCCCCTGGCGGGGGAGCTGGTTGCCCGTGGGGCTGACCAGGTGCTGGTGGTGGAGGATCCTGCCCTTTCTGATCTGCGGGAGGAGCCGGTGGCTGCTGCCCTGGCGGATCTGGTGTGGGAACGCAAACCGGAGATCTTTCTTTTCGGGGCCACGGCTCTGGGGCGGTCCCTGGCGCCCCGGCTGGCGGCCAGGCTGGGCACGGGGTTGACGGCGGACTGCACGGGGCTGGATATCGATCCCGAGCGCCGGCTGCTGGTGCAGACCCGGCCGGCGTTTGGTGGTAATCTCATGGCCGTGGTGATCTGCCCGCGCCACCGGCCCCAGATGGCCACTGCCCGTCCGCGGGTGTTCCGTCCCCTGGCTCCCGACCCGGGCCGGCGGGGGGAGATTGTCTCTTTCCCGGTGGACGGGTCGCGGCTTCTTTGCCGCACGCGGTTGCTGGAATATGCCGAAGAGGTTACCGAGACCGTAAAGCTGGAGGATGCGGACATCATCGTGGCGGGAGGGCGGGGCCTGGGAGGTCCCGAGAGTTTTTCGCTCCTGTTCGAGCTGGCGCGCCTGCTGGGGGGAGCGGTGGGTGCCTCGCGGGCGGCGGTGGACGCGGGCTGGATTCCCTACTACCACCAGGTGGGGCAGACGGGGAAGACGGTGGCGCCCAAGGTGTACATTGCGGTAGGGATTTCGGGGGCCATCCAGCACCTGGCGGGCATGAGTTCCGCCGACGTGATCGTGGCCATCAACAAGAACCCCCAGGCTCCCATTTTCAAGGTGGCCAACTACGGCATCGTGGGTGATCTGTTCGCGGTCATCCCCGCTCTCATCGAGGTGATCAGGAAGAAGAGGCAGTGAGGCGCGCAGGAGCGCGACAGCGCATGGCCGCGTGCGCACGAGCTTTGTAGACCTGCGCGGGGAGTGGTGTGCCCCTAAGGCGACAGACGGCTCCAGGCGGGCAGTGACAGGGCGTGCCCAGGCATGTACAATGTTGTCGGATAGTCCCAGATCTTGTCGGGGCATCCATTTCTGGTTAGATACAGGAGCAGTGGGGGCAGATGGACGTGCGCATGCGGCAATGGTTGCTGGTGGCACTGATTGTAGGGATGCTGGTGGGGTCGCCCCCCGTTCTGGCTGCACGCCTGCTGGCTCAGGGAGCGGCGGGCCCGGACGTGGTCCGGTTGCAGCAGCAATTGCAGCAGGCGGGGTTCGACCCCGGCCCGGCGGACGGCGTATTCGGGCCCCGCACCGCCGCGGCCGTGAGGGCTTTCCAGCGCGCGCGGGGGCTGATGGTGGACGGGATCGTGGGCCCGCTCACATGGGTGGCGCTGGAGGAGGGGACGCGGAAAGGCCCCGTGGTGGTGGGATATTTCTACGGGCCCGGTGCGGGGGAGTCTCTGTGGTCTTACGGCCAGCACCTGACGGCGGTGGCCGATTTCGCTTTCCGCCTCAGTCCTTACGGGTACGTGTCCGGTGAGCCCAGCCCCGATGTGCTGGCGTTCTGCCGGCAAACGGGAGCCCGGGGCTGGATGGTGGTGACCAACGAGAGTTCCGTTGGGTTCGATCCCCGCCTGGCCCACCAGCTGCTTTCCTCTACGCAGGCCCGCCAGCGGGCGGCGAACTCGCTGAAGGGTCTCTGCCTGAAGCATGGCTACGCAGGTGTGATCCTGGATCTGGAGAACGTGGTCCCCGAAGACCGGTCGGCTCTCACCGCTTTCGTGGGCGAGGTGGCACGGGTATTACATATGTCGGGGAAGCGCGTGGCCCTGGCCCTTCCCCCCAAGACGGGGGACGACACTCCTTCCTGGAACGCCGCCTATGACTACCGGGCGCTGTCCCGCCTGGTCGATTACATTGCTCCCATGGCCTATGACTACCACTGGGCGGGGAGCTTTCCGGGAGCGGTGGCCCCGCTGGACTGGGTGCGCGAGGTGGCCTCGTACGCTGCCCGCGTTGCCGGTCCGGAAAGGGTGTGGCTGGGTTTGGCTGCGTATGGATACGAGTGGGTGGCGGGTACCAGCCGGGGGGTGGCCGTCACTGCCTCCCGGGCGCGGGCGGTGGCCTTCGAGAGCGGGGTGACCCACCGCTGGGACGACCGGGCGCAGGCGCCATACTATGAATACGTGCGTGCCGGGTCAAGGCGGATAGTATACTACGAGAACGAGTACTCCTTGGCCCCCAAACTCGATCTGGTGAAGGAGCTGGGGCTGGGCGGTATCACCATCTGGAGGCTGGGTACGGAGGTGCCCGAGATCTGGCCTCTCATCAGCGAGCGGCTGCGCTGAATCGGGAAGGGGGTCGGGCGACTGGCCGGCTCTGTCGCCCTTCCCTATTGCGGCCCGGAGGCCCGGGCGCTGTCAGAAGGAGGCAGTCTCAAACAGTCTCACTGGAGTGCTTGGGCCTCAAGAATTGTACCCCAGTTCACGTGTGGACGGTTTGCCGTTGGTTTGCAACCTGGGGGAGTTCCCGGCCCTCTGGTTTGCAATCCTTGCAAACCGACGAAGAACCAGCACCAATTCCAGTAGACACCGCCCGCGTAAGGCGGGGTGAGAAACCGGTCCGTCCTGGGGGAAGGTTTCCGGGCTCAATTGGCGGTTAGCGCGGGCCTTTGCTTTTTCGCTTCGCCCCGAAGTCCCTTCACTTCGACTCCATGAGGCACCAGAACAGCGTGCTCTGCCCCGACTGGTCGCAATCACGTGGAGTCACGGTCGAAATTAGGCGGATTCCGTAGTACACTACAGTAGAATACGCACCTGCCGGGTCGGAGCAAACGACCAGCCTTGGGGGAGGCGTTGGAGTTTGTGAGGCAGGTCATGCTTGGAGAGGGTGTGGTCGGGGCCACGCTGGCGAAAAGTATTTATGCGCCGGACGGCAGATTACTGGTGAACGCTGGTGTGGTCCTAACCCCCAGCTTGGTCGAGGCTTTACGTGCGCGGGGGTACGGGTGGGTAGTAGTCCAGGATGGTCTCCTTGACGATGTGATAATAGACGACGCTTTGTGCGAAGAGACTCGTGCGATGGCGGCGTCTGCCGTGGCGGGCATGTTCGAAAGGACCGTGCCCGGCAAGAAAGGCCGGGGTGAGAGGATAATCGCTGCCGTTGAACGCATGTTGGATGAGCTGTGGTCGCAACCCGAGGTGGTGTTTTCGATTTCGGCCATACGGTGCCATGAGGGTTACCTGTTTTGGCACTCAGTGGACGTCGCCACTGTGTCCCTGCTGGTGGCAATGGCTTCCGGGTACGACAGGGTAAAGATGCGGGAGTTGGGTGTGGGCGCCTTGTTGCACGACATCGGCATGGTTAAGGTGCCCGTGGAGATCTTGAGAGCGCCGCGTTCGTTGACGAACCAGGAGTTCGAGCGCGTGAAGCTCCACACCACGTTGGGTTACCGGATAATCACTGAGAACAAGGAATTCAGCTATATTGCGGCTCATGCTGCTCTTGAGCATCACGAGAGGCTTGACGGTAGCGGCTACCCCCGTGGCTTACGGGGCGATAAGATTCTGGACATCGGGAGGATAGTGGGCGTGGCAGACGTATTCTGCGCCATGACGGAAGACCGCCCGCACCGCAAAAGGGTTCATCCCCACGAGGCCATCCGGTACTTGAGGGCTTCCGCTGCTAGGTTCGACCAGCGGTTTGTCCGGCGGCTTGCCTTGAGAATGGCCTCTTATCCGAATGGCACATTCGTGCGCCTGAGCACGGGTGATTTTGGCGTCGTGGTGCGTCAGGATAAGCGTGACGGTGAGCGGCCAGTCGTCCGGCTTCTCGCTGACGGCAGAAATAGACCGGTAGAGCCGGTCGAGATCGCATTGGCGGACATGCCGGAGGTACAGGTGAGCCTTGTGGCGGATACGGTTCCGGAGGAGCTTGAACGCGTCCTGGAACTCCGCCTGCTCGGGCAACGAGGCGTGTCTGGGACGCCGAACAGGGTGGACGGTGGTGATTAGGTAACGGCTCCACGCGGTTGGCAGTCCATGTGCTCTCTGCCTGTTCGGCCGACTGTATCGCCCGCATAGTTGACGGCACCGAGGAGACTTACGAATTGCAAGCGATGGGCGATAACAGTTGAGGTAGGTGCGCTGATGCTTCGGACTGCGGAAAACGTGTGGGTGATGGTAATGGCGTGACGAACTCGCGCCTGCGCTTGTCGGCAGGATTTTCGCTGGCCGTCGTGCGCGGCGAGGCGCGCCGCCCGGGAGTTCGAGCATGGTTCCGGACGCGTCATGCCCACCGGTTGGTCACGGAGTGTGGTCAGCATGCGGTCAGAATCGGGGTCGGTGAATTCGGTGGTACATGACGTGCGACAGGATCCGGGGAGCATGGTAAAATGTAACCGCGGCACGAACGGGGTGGAGGAGAAGAATGTGGTACATAGTGAGTTAAAGGGATTGTCCGAAGGCCTCTGGCGCGCCCTGGGGCGGCTGAAGATGGGCCTGGGGGCGTTCTTGGTCCTGCTTGCCCTGGTATCCCTCCCGCAGGGGAAGCCGTTGCTTCTTTTGCTGCTCGGTTTCTTCGCGGCGGGATTCGTTGGGGTGAATGCTGCGGGGCTGGTGTGCCGTCTGGAGCACAGGAGGCTGGCGGAGGTTGCCTCGATGCTGTTTGGGGTCGGGGCGATAAGCTGTCTTGTGGTGGCCACCGGTGGTGCTGACGGGCCGCTGTTGTTTCTGTTCCTGGTTCCGGTGTTCACGCACGGTTTCCGGTCGGGAGCGCGGGCTGCCTACCTGTCGGCGGCAGTCAATTCTGCGGCACTGGCGGTCATCTGTGTGGCTTCGCTGGGGGAAGGTTTTTCGGTCCGGCGCGTGCTGGGACCTGGTGTGGTTGCCGGGGTCATGTGGTTTGAGGCGCGTGCGGTAGCCGTGGTGGTGAGGTATATAGGCGTGCAGCGGGATGAACTCATGCAGCTTGCCCAGCGGGACCCGTTGACGGGGTTGCTCAACCGGCGGTCGCTGTACGATCTGGTGGGGCGTCTGGTGGTGGAGGGAAGGGAGTTTGCGGTGGTTCTGGTGGACCTGGATGGTTTCAAGGCGGCGAACGATGAGCGGGGGCACCTGTTTGGGGACGAGGTGCTGAAGCGGGTGGCGGAGGGGATGCAGCGTGCTGTGCGGCGGGGAGATGTGGTGGCCAGGTACGGTGGGGATGAATTCGCCGTGGTGGTGCCTGGTGGCCGGGAAGAGGGTGAGCATGTCATGCGGCGGCTTGAGGAGGTGGTGGAGAGGGTGAGCCGGGAGATGGAGGTTGATACCGGCCTGTCGGGTGGAGTTGCCGTGTGGCCTGCGGATGGTGCTGCACTGGAGGAGCTTTTGCAGGTAGCCGACCGGAGGCTGTACCGTGCGAAGGAGCTGAAGGGCCGGAAGCGGCTGGCGCTGGAGGTCGTGGAGTAGCCGGGGGGCTGCGGCGCGGGTCAGGGTAGCTGGCGACGGGCGGGCCGGTAGCCGGTGAGATGGAGGTGCGTCAGTGCATTAACTACCATGGCGGAGCGGAGGTTTGCTTTTTACCAAGAG is a genomic window containing:
- a CDS encoding electron transfer flavoprotein subunit beta/FixA family protein; the protein is MKIIVLIKQVPESTEVRINPETNTLIREGVKGIINPFDTYALEEGVLIRERLGGQVVVVSMGPPQAREALQDAIAVGADEAVLLSDRAFAGADTLATSRALAGAIRKLEPYDLIICGKQAIDGDTAQVGPEVAELLGIPHVTYVRKIRELEPGRAVVERMVEGAVETVEMSLPGLITVVKDINQPRIPSLKGIMKARRATIPVWTPADVGLSEEEVGLRGSPTMVEKIFVPQVERRGELLEGSPEEVAEVLLSRLQSAGVL
- the selA gene encoding L-seryl-tRNA(Sec) selenium transferase — its product is MGEDARRLIPGVGVLLGDPAVKELARGYPQALVSWVLGELAARLRHELERGRTVSDPTGWIRERLPAALRAARFPLRRVYNATGVVLHTNLGRAPLARRAVEAVAALAGKYSNLEFDLEAGQRGSRYVHAVGLLRLLTGAEDALVVNNNAAAVLLCLAALARDRQVVVSRGELVEIGGGFRIPEVMAESGAHLVEVGTTNRTRLEDYERAIGPETALLLKVHRSNFRMEGFTAEVTWPELVQLGRSRGIPVMFDLGSGCLFDLAAAGVGDEPLVSRVVAQGGDLITFSGDKLLGGPQAGIIVGRAEIVSRLRRHPLLRALRVDKMTLAALSATLALYLEADPPAHIPVLASLVVSAPELRARAERLRRLLSRRLTPGTGVNIGVVPARSTPGGGSLPGVELPSYAVAIRAPGGAEHLAARLRGAPVPVLARVQGEQVLLDVRTLLDGELPEVADQVAAVLNAEVAEDGVLPD
- the glyA gene encoding serine hydroxymethyltransferase, with translation MNRYSAEGLRQVDPEVAQALAHELHRQQEGLELIASENYAPPEVMWAQGSVLTNKYAEGLPGARYYGGCEYVDVVESLARERAKRLFEAEHANVQPHAGAQANSAVYFAVLRPGDVVMGMDLAHGGHLTHGHPLNISGKYYRFVPYGVRRDTETIDYDQVAQLAREHRPRLIVAGASAYPRFIDFARIAQIGEDVGAMVMVDMAHIAGLVAAGVHPSPVPHADFVTTTTHKTLRGPRGGLILCRARYAEEIDRAVFPGIQGGPLMHVIAAKAVALKMAMGEEFRRYQEQVVKNARVLAEELMREGFRLVSGGTDNHLMLVDVSVRGLTGKKAEQMLGEAGITVNKNTIPFDTRGAKVASGIRVGTPAVTTRGMKEGEMRLIARLMGDVLLRGVPAQRVLAEVKELCAAFPLYPGFPV
- a CDS encoding YifB family Mg chelatase-like AAA ATPase; this translates as MLGRTWGCTLTGLDAVPVRVECDVGPGLPGVQVVGLAGTSVKEATARVRSAVRNSGLDFPLRRITVNLAPADVHKASPGLDLPVATAILAASGQLGKRDLDSWFLAGELGLDGQVRAVAGILPMAILAARQGKGLVVPAAGARQAAAVEGLQVRTLNRLSDLVAWSRGERELPAPTLRPPEPVTVDGPDLADVRGHELPKRALLCAAAGGHHLVLVGPPGAGKTMLASCLPRLLPFLSGEESLEVSRIWSVAGLLAGDDGLVRQRPWRAPHPHLGRAAMVGGGNHPVRPGEVSLAHLGVLFLDEMNRFAGPVLESLRGPLEEGRVTLGRLGEGVTYPARFMLVAAMNPCHCGRLGDPDHPCTCTGHQVRQYWDRLSGPLLDRIDIQVEVRRMPWEEWMDAPGGPPSDQARALVVQARERQVHRLRRVGKKLNAEMGSREVNAFCRLSPEAERLLGEGFARLGLSGRGYYRLLKVARTLADLDGQARVGVEHVGQALQFRCVHFLRPGSRVGEAGGDSEIERR
- a CDS encoding histidinol-phosphatase HisJ family protein; the encoded protein is MKEKRAGDATLKWGVDCHVHSSCSWDGSDPVEDYCRQAVGAGLHGIIFTDHVELDPEGKGYRRYDYDQARARVEEARVKHPELRLGLGVEVTYLPSLEGEIRSFLRGREFDMVIGSLHQVQGVDCSDPRQAARVWSGELDPRALLDAYFTGLRAAVESGLFDVLGHPDVFLRLGVEHWRHVAEEISHRMGEVLSLVVQAPLAIEVNTSGLRHGVGHPHPGPDTVAAYRSRGGTLITMGSDAHRVSQLAWGFPEVAGQLWNLGFRQVYFYEGRRPVALPLPRPREQPGAPPGGDSP
- a CDS encoding acyl-CoA dehydrogenase family protein, translating into MEYFLTEEQAMIKDLARRVARERILPVAAELDEKEEFPREILEWLGETDLLGVGIPEEYGGLGGGVLETCLAVEEISWACPGVATSYAANWLGIMPILLAGTEEQKQKFVRPVAEGKKMAAFCLTEAEAGSDAGAIRTTARREGDTYVLEGTKQWITNGGEADIYTVIALTAPEKGARGASCFVVEKGTPGLGFGRKEKKMGIRASATREVVFTGCRIPASQLVGREGQGFPIAMRTLDRARPGVGAQAVGLAQGALDRAIAYARQRVQFGKPIITFQAIGHMLADMATQVEAARALVYATARTIDAGARDFAKESAMAKLFASDVAMRVAIDAVQIFGGYGYMRDYPVEKLMRDAKITQIYEGTNQIQRNVIAQELLRESARKGG